Proteins from a genomic interval of Caldicellulosiruptor diazotrophicus:
- a CDS encoding helix-turn-helix domain-containing protein, giving the protein MFKKILWRFVFSYLVIFIIPLLIGIGSYFSIKNIMMSSLYRYNKTALTQLEDKVENEIVKSVESLADWINLNPYYFIFLPEAKEALDSSDRLLNIRNLCREIYSQTYKNSYIIDAFIYIPSENIIVGPSYTTTPYNYYTYINRPLNMSFEKWLEFLSGEYKMKYIPSFKIKADYKNLSTIVFANTLSRWIIDGKNANVFVIIDQSKIVSTMKEIVSYPKGILWILDRDNNQVLKVSADKQDISLPKLNFSIYNDFRIQELTLNGEKWIIYYVISPIYGWKYISMVPVNSFFEEIRKIRNLSLILLGFMSIIGSILIFFFSMQNYRPLSEIKRLLQAGNETKSFELEKNEFDFIRDLVLQTLSKEEELKKQIMRFSPIIKNNLLYQLLLGSILPENIGELELKTLEMQRQDAKFLVCLIEIDDCSGFIKGESDSEYSLVTLVVTNVMDELLETNGFKHWDVLFSRTKLSVIIEVIDNVKDSIKKLTEIFGNMIEFLEKNFSIYMSVGISGEVMGIINLKFAYEQAEKVLSLKFVKPNMKIFKFSELSQDITSEKEFLPKDIENKIVNIVKEGKVEGVYEVFENIKNHITAANSPHMAKMILIYLYGLYYQLLNSIPNKVGEKQKPEPEKVMRLIIEEKNPKKVLQSIQEDFKILTENVIVNKQKIGNDLISNILDFIHQQYSSSEISLSTIAEKFNITPQYLSAIFKEKAGQNISDYIQSLRMNKAKELLLTTDYSVSQIAKMIGYTEVSGFTKAFKKVEGISPNKFRELNKIQ; this is encoded by the coding sequence ATGTTCAAGAAAATACTGTGGCGATTTGTATTTTCATATCTTGTTATTTTTATAATTCCGCTTTTGATAGGTATTGGGTCTTATTTTAGTATAAAAAACATAATGATGAGTAGCCTATATAGGTATAACAAAACTGCCCTTACCCAGCTTGAAGATAAGGTTGAAAATGAGATTGTAAAGTCTGTTGAATCTCTTGCAGATTGGATAAATTTAAATCCCTATTATTTTATTTTTCTTCCTGAAGCCAAAGAAGCGCTTGATAGCAGCGATAGACTTCTTAATATCAGAAATCTTTGCAGAGAGATATATTCACAGACATATAAAAATTCATACATAATAGATGCTTTTATATACATTCCTTCTGAGAACATCATTGTTGGTCCATCATATACTACAACACCTTATAATTACTATACATACATCAACAGACCACTTAATATGAGTTTTGAAAAATGGCTTGAGTTTTTGAGCGGTGAATACAAGATGAAATATATACCTTCTTTTAAGATAAAAGCAGACTATAAAAATCTTTCTACAATTGTGTTTGCAAATACCTTATCAAGATGGATAATAGATGGTAAAAATGCGAATGTGTTTGTAATAATAGACCAAAGCAAGATTGTCAGTACAATGAAAGAAATTGTGAGCTATCCTAAAGGGATACTTTGGATTCTGGATAGAGACAACAATCAGGTTCTTAAAGTTTCTGCAGACAAACAGGACATATCTTTGCCAAAACTCAACTTTTCAATCTACAATGACTTTAGAATTCAAGAACTGACATTGAATGGTGAAAAATGGATAATATATTATGTTATATCACCTATTTATGGTTGGAAATATATATCCATGGTACCTGTCAACAGCTTTTTTGAAGAGATACGTAAAATTCGCAATCTGAGTCTTATTCTTCTTGGGTTTATGAGTATAATTGGCAGTATACTCATATTTTTCTTCAGTATGCAAAACTACAGACCGCTGAGCGAAATAAAAAGATTGTTGCAAGCAGGAAATGAAACAAAGAGCTTTGAACTTGAAAAGAACGAATTTGATTTTATAAGAGACCTTGTTTTGCAAACACTTTCTAAAGAAGAAGAATTGAAAAAACAAATAATGAGATTTTCTCCAATCATAAAAAACAATTTGTTGTATCAGTTACTTCTTGGCAGTATATTACCTGAAAATATAGGTGAGTTAGAACTAAAAACCCTTGAAATGCAAAGACAGGATGCAAAGTTTTTGGTATGTTTGATTGAGATTGATGACTGCTCTGGGTTTATAAAGGGTGAGAGTGATAGTGAATATTCTCTTGTAACCCTCGTTGTTACGAACGTTATGGATGAGCTTTTGGAGACAAATGGTTTTAAACACTGGGATGTGTTGTTTTCAAGGACAAAGCTGAGTGTTATCATTGAGGTTATAGATAATGTTAAAGACAGTATTAAAAAGCTTACAGAAATATTTGGAAATATGATAGAGTTTTTAGAGAAAAATTTTTCAATTTATATGTCTGTGGGTATAAGCGGAGAGGTTATGGGAATAATAAACTTAAAATTTGCATATGAACAGGCTGAAAAGGTTCTTTCATTGAAATTTGTAAAACCTAACATGAAGATTTTTAAATTTTCTGAGCTCTCTCAAGATATAACGTCCGAAAAAGAGTTTTTGCCTAAGGATATTGAAAATAAAATTGTAAATATTGTTAAAGAAGGTAAGGTTGAAGGGGTTTATGAGGTATTTGAAAATATCAAAAATCATATAACAGCGGCAAACTCACCTCATATGGCCAAGATGATACTTATATATCTTTACGGGCTTTACTATCAGCTTTTAAACAGTATTCCAAACAAGGTTGGGGAAAAACAAAAACCAGAGCCAGAAAAGGTTATGAGATTAATAATTGAAGAGAAGAATCCCAAGAAGGTTCTTCAGTCAATACAGGAAGACTTTAAAATACTTACAGAAAATGTAATAGTTAACAAGCAGAAAATAGGCAATGACTTAATTTCAAATATTTTGGACTTTATTCATCAGCAGTATTCAAGTTCTGAGATATCACTTTCTACAATTGCAGAAAAATTTAACATAACTCCACAGTATCTTTCAGCAATATTCAAAGAGAAGGCTGGTCAGAACATCAGTGATTATATCCAAAGCTTGAGAATGAACAAAGCTAAGGAACTTCTTCTTACAACTGACTATTCTGTTTCTCAAATAGCGAAAATGATAGGATATACAGAGGTAAGTGGTTTTACAAAGGCTTTTAAAAAGGTTGAGGGTATATCACCCAACAAGTTTAGAGAGCTCAATAAAATACAATAA
- a CDS encoding type 2 periplasmic-binding domain-containing protein: protein MDWFKSSKKVISMIVVMVFALSLLIPVFVSSTSTAYAKPTPTLTYFVRLDPKVATSYSSYSSIAAYQLLQKKLGVKLVFKHPPVGGETDQFNLMVASRQLTDIIEWNWIDNYPGGPVKALLDKVIIRLNDYMPKYAPNLSKYLQQHPDIKKLIVTDDGDIYGFPALRGTNPKIACVYYGPQIRNDWLKKLGLKEPETVDDWYKVLKAFVTKDPNGNGKKDERGFSILRNASNPRYAFDYSSFLVGAWGIKTDFFQVNGKVKYGPLEPQYKQFIATLQKWWKEGLIDPDILTMNQKVIRANVQNDVIGAWIGLLSGDMGFFLNLKKDIIATKFPVLKKGEKPLLGQAEFLFSRTSAAITTACKDIPTAMKVLDWGYSKEGYEAFNYGVLGKSYVKKDGKVYYTDEILKNPQGLSAAEALAKYARASISGPFAQADEYYLQIQMMYPQQKEAVMEKWSDVKNDRILPPLSFTDEESKRLANIMNTVNTYYDEMFLRLMTGKATNVDAFVKTLKQMKIDEAIKIYQAAYDRWKKRK from the coding sequence ATGGATTGGTTCAAATCTTCTAAAAAGGTTATAAGCATGATTGTAGTTATGGTATTTGCCTTATCGCTTTTAATTCCAGTATTTGTCTCATCAACCTCAACAGCTTATGCAAAACCAACACCAACACTTACCTATTTTGTTCGACTTGACCCCAAGGTTGCAACATCCTACAGCAGCTATTCATCAATTGCTGCATACCAACTTTTGCAGAAAAAACTCGGTGTAAAACTTGTGTTTAAACACCCACCGGTTGGTGGAGAAACAGACCAGTTCAATCTTATGGTGGCATCAAGGCAGCTGACAGATATCATTGAGTGGAACTGGATTGATAACTATCCTGGCGGACCTGTAAAAGCTTTGCTTGACAAAGTTATTATTAGACTTAACGACTATATGCCAAAATATGCTCCAAATTTATCAAAATACTTGCAGCAACATCCTGACATCAAAAAACTTATTGTTACAGACGATGGTGACATTTATGGATTCCCAGCTCTTCGTGGAACAAACCCAAAAATTGCATGCGTATACTATGGACCTCAAATAAGAAATGACTGGTTGAAAAAGCTTGGATTAAAAGAACCAGAAACAGTTGATGATTGGTACAAGGTTTTGAAAGCATTTGTAACAAAAGACCCAAACGGTAATGGCAAAAAGGATGAAAGAGGATTTTCAATCCTCAGAAATGCTTCTAATCCGAGATATGCATTTGATTATTCTTCATTCTTAGTTGGTGCATGGGGTATTAAAACAGACTTTTTCCAAGTTAATGGTAAAGTTAAATACGGCCCATTAGAACCTCAATACAAACAGTTTATAGCAACTCTGCAAAAATGGTGGAAAGAAGGACTTATTGACCCAGACATTCTCACAATGAACCAGAAGGTTATAAGAGCAAATGTTCAAAATGATGTAATAGGTGCATGGATAGGACTTCTGTCTGGTGATATGGGCTTCTTCTTGAACCTGAAGAAAGACATAATAGCTACCAAGTTCCCTGTGCTCAAGAAAGGCGAAAAACCACTTTTAGGACAGGCTGAATTCTTGTTCTCCAGAACAAGCGCTGCTATAACAACTGCGTGTAAAGATATACCCACTGCTATGAAGGTGCTTGACTGGGGTTATAGCAAAGAAGGGTACGAAGCATTTAACTATGGTGTACTTGGAAAATCATATGTAAAGAAAGATGGCAAAGTTTACTACACAGATGAAATTTTGAAAAACCCACAAGGACTTTCAGCAGCTGAAGCTCTGGCAAAATATGCCCGTGCATCAATCAGTGGTCCTTTTGCCCAAGCAGATGAGTATTATCTACAGATTCAGATGATGTATCCACAACAAAAAGAAGCTGTCATGGAAAAATGGTCTGATGTCAAAAATGACAGAATTCTTCCACCACTTTCGTTTACAGACGAAGAATCCAAGAGACTTGCAAATATTATGAATACAGTCAACACATACTATGATGAAATGTTCTTAAGACTTATGACAGGAAAAGCAACAAATGTTGATGCATTTGTAAAGACTCTTAAACAAATGAAGATTGATGAGGCTATAAAGATTTATCAAGCTGCATACGACAGATGGAAGAAGAGAAAATAA
- a CDS encoding ABC transporter permease, translated as MEKATIKSYQPNRWQELKKDIIRNKSLYLMIIPVVAYYFIFHYIPMYGLQIAFKDFTPAKGIWGSPWVGLEKFKEFFVYDSFYVWRIIRNTILINVYDLIFGFPAPILFALLLNEIKNTIYKRTLQTVSYMPHFISTVVIVGMIMDFFARDGLINNILKSLGILSEPISFMTEPGWFRPLYVGSGIWQNLGWGSIVYLAAISNIDPQLYEAALIDGAGRFRQALYVTIPGILPTIVIMFLLRVGHMMNVGFEKVFLMYNPLTYETADVISTYVYRKGLLEMDYSYGAAVGLFNSVINFLLVIFSNKIAKKLTETSLW; from the coding sequence ATGGAAAAGGCAACAATTAAGTCTTATCAGCCAAACAGATGGCAAGAACTAAAAAAAGATATTATACGTAATAAAAGCCTTTATTTAATGATTATCCCTGTTGTGGCTTATTATTTTATATTTCACTACATCCCTATGTACGGTCTTCAAATAGCTTTTAAAGATTTTACACCAGCAAAAGGTATCTGGGGCAGTCCATGGGTTGGTTTAGAAAAGTTCAAAGAATTCTTTGTCTATGACAGCTTTTATGTCTGGAGAATAATCAGAAATACAATACTTATAAACGTTTACGACCTCATATTTGGTTTTCCTGCTCCAATTCTCTTCGCACTTTTGCTTAATGAAATTAAAAATACTATTTACAAAAGAACTCTTCAGACTGTAAGTTATATGCCACACTTTATTTCAACAGTTGTTATTGTTGGTATGATTATGGACTTTTTTGCAAGAGACGGTCTTATAAACAATATACTCAAATCTCTCGGCATTTTGTCAGAACCTATTTCGTTTATGACAGAACCTGGCTGGTTCAGACCACTGTATGTCGGCTCTGGAATATGGCAAAACCTTGGCTGGGGTTCGATTGTGTACCTTGCTGCAATCTCAAACATAGACCCTCAGCTTTATGAAGCAGCGCTGATTGACGGTGCGGGAAGGTTCAGACAAGCATTATATGTAACAATCCCAGGGATATTGCCAACAATTGTTATAATGTTCCTTCTCAGAGTTGGACACATGATGAATGTCGGATTTGAAAAGGTATTTTTGATGTACAATCCTTTGACATATGAAACAGCAGACGTTATTTCAACTTATGTATATAGAAAAGGTCTTTTGGAGATGGACTACAGCTACGGTGCAGCTGTTGGACTTTTTAACTCTGTTATCAACTTTTTACTGGTCATATTCTCAAACAAGATTGCAAAAAAACTTACAGAGACATCGCTTTGGTAA
- a CDS encoding carbohydrate ABC transporter permease, translating to MKIRKSAGEIIFDTFNYIFLGLLCFTMLYPMLYVIFASFSNPIKLMAYRGPLLRPLDFSVEAYKLLLSYPMIWIGYRNTLVYVVVGTAINILLTTMGGYVLSRKNLKLKNPIMFFIAFTMYFSGGMIPTYLLVQSLGMIDTIWAMIIPGAISTTNLIIMRTGFHAVPDSLEESARIDGAGDWTILFRIMIPLAMPMIAVMILFYAVGHWNAFFSAIIYLRSRELYPLQLVLREILIMNSTENMTTGISDASDRFAVTELIKYAAIVVSTVPILCIYPFLQKYFVKGVMIGAIKE from the coding sequence ATGAAAATAAGAAAAAGTGCTGGCGAAATAATATTTGATACTTTCAACTATATATTTTTAGGACTTCTGTGCTTTACAATGCTGTATCCAATGCTATATGTTATATTTGCTTCATTCAGTAACCCTATTAAGCTTATGGCATACAGAGGACCACTTTTGCGACCCCTCGACTTTTCGGTGGAAGCTTATAAACTGCTTCTCAGTTACCCTATGATTTGGATTGGTTATAGAAATACACTTGTTTACGTTGTTGTAGGAACAGCTATAAACATCCTACTTACCACAATGGGTGGGTATGTTCTTTCAAGAAAGAATCTAAAACTAAAAAACCCGATTATGTTCTTCATTGCATTTACTATGTACTTTAGCGGCGGTATGATTCCAACATACCTTCTTGTCCAATCTCTTGGGATGATAGATACAATCTGGGCAATGATAATCCCAGGGGCAATTTCTACAACAAACCTCATCATCATGAGAACTGGTTTTCATGCTGTGCCAGACAGTTTGGAAGAGTCTGCAAGGATAGATGGAGCTGGGGATTGGACAATACTTTTTAGAATCATGATACCACTTGCAATGCCGATGATTGCCGTTATGATTCTCTTTTATGCTGTAGGTCACTGGAATGCGTTTTTTAGTGCTATTATATACCTGCGCTCAAGAGAACTTTACCCACTTCAGCTTGTTTTAAGAGAGATACTTATTATGAACAGTACAGAGAACATGACAACAGGAATTTCAGATGCATCTGACAGGTTTGCAGTGACAGAGCTTATCAAATACGCGGCAATTGTGGTATCAACAGTACCAATTCTGTGTATATACCCATTTT